In Bos indicus isolate NIAB-ARS_2022 breed Sahiwal x Tharparkar chromosome 19, NIAB-ARS_B.indTharparkar_mat_pri_1.0, whole genome shotgun sequence, the following proteins share a genomic window:
- the LOC109574209 gene encoding ADP-ribosylation factor 2, with the protein MGNVFEKLFKSLFGKKEMRILMVGLDAAGKTTILYKLKLGEIVTTIPTIGFNVETVEYKNISFTVWDVGGQDKIRPLWRHYFQNTQGLIFVVDSNDRERVNEAREELTRMLAEDELRDAVLLVFVNKQDLPNAMNAAEITDKLGLHSLRQRNWYIQATCATSGDGLYEGLDWLSNQLKNQK; encoded by the exons ATGGGGAACGTTtttgaaaaattgtttaaaagtcTCTTTGGGAAAAAGGAGATGCGGATTCTTATGGTGGGTTTGGATGCCGCTGGAAAAACCACCATCTTGTACAAACTGAAGCTGGGAGAGATTGTGACTACCATCCCCACGATAG GTTTCAACGTGGAGACAGTAGAATATAAAAACATCAGCTTCACAGTCTGGGATGTCGGCGGCCAGGACAAAATCAGACCTCTGTGGCGACATTATTTCCAGAACACACAAG GTCTGATTTTCGTGGTCGACAGTAATGACAGAGAGCGGGTCAATGAAGCCCGAGAAGAACTAACCAGAATGTTAGCTGAAGACGAGCTCAGAGATGCGGTCTTATTGGTGTTTGTAAATAAACAG gatcttcccaatgctATGAACGCAGCAGAGATAACAGACAAGCTTGGCTTACATTCCCTCCGCCAGAGAAACTGGTACATTCAGGCTACTTGCGCCACCAGTGGAGATGGGCTTTATGAAGGCCTGGACTGGCTCTCCAACCAGCTCAAAAACCAGAAGTGA